The DNA region GTTTACCGACCGACGGTACTCCGCCCCCGGCCGCACGGCTAAATACAGGCGCGGCACCGTCTCCACGTTATGGGCAAAGACCTCGGGACCGGCGGCCAGCACGGTCGCCAGCGCCGCCGGCGCGCCGCGAAAATCGGGCGTAAGTACTTCTACCCGCGGCCGCCCCGGCAACTTGCGCAATTCGTTAATGACAGCGGCAAACTGCCCGGCTCCACCGTCGGGCAAATCGTCGCGGGTAACCGAAGTCACCACCACATGGGTAAGGCCCATTTCGGCCACGGCGGCAGCCAACCGGCGCGGTTCTTCGGGATCGACGGCCGGCGGACGGCCATGGTCTACGGCGCAAAAGGCGCAACTACGGGTGCAGGTATTGCCGAGAATAAGAAAGGTCGCTGTACCGTGGGAATAACAGCTCCCCTTATTGGGGCAGCGCGCCCCGTCGCATACGGTATGTAAGCGGTATCCGGCCAGCCGGCCAGCGGTCAGGGCATGGAGCGCCGGATTATCGGCCCGTTTGGCATCGCGCACCATGGCGCGCAGCCAGGCAGGCACGGTCGTGCGTGTCATCTGTTACCAACGCCTTTCCGGTCAGTATTGTCTCCCTCCATTATACCGCACCCGCCCCGAAATTAACAGCGCTAAACACCGGCCGGCACGACGGCGCAGGCCGGCGCCACCCGCACCGGCTCGCCGCTCTCTTTCTCACTGCCATTACGGCCGCAGATTTCCTGCCGCCGCTGCATGAAGCGCAAAGCCTCATCCCGTGAGGCAAACAAAGGAATGAGCGCATCGCCGCTAAACCAGGCACCCCACCGGCCGTCTGGCAGACGGGTAATGTTGCCGGTATCGATCTCGATCATCCCCCGCCAGGGCAGCGGTCCGGGCAGGGACTCCGTTGCGGCGTTAAGCTGCCACAGACTGCCACCAAACAGTGCCAGTAGCTCGCTATAGGTCAGCGTCGGCGTCCGGCCGGATAAAACTTCCAGATAACTCTGCAGGCATGCCAGGTGGCCGGAAGCGTACAGCAAAATTGGGACGTTAGCGGCCGCCGTCTCAATAGCTTTAAGAACCTGGTCAAAAACTGCCAACGGATCGTCGTCCAGGCGGAACGGGACATTGGTCTCTTTGTACCAGCGCGACGCAGAGCCAGGCTCATAAGTAAAGCCGGCCGGCTCCAGGATGGAACGAAACACGTCGCTATTGTCGTAAATGGCCGTCACTACCGCCAGCCGGTCTTCAAAGTCATATAGGGCAATATGGTCTGGCCACGAACGGCGATGAGTTTTCAGCTTAGGAAAACGGGAATAGTAAATCTTGCCCCCGGCAAACCGTTCAAGCATTTCCGGCAGAGTGTACCGCAGCAAACGCATGCAGTTCACAGTCTCACCTCCTCAGCATAGTCAGGCAAAAAACCGCTCTGGCACGGTTTTGGTTGCAAATCAGGCTAACCCGCTCCCGGCGGAAGGGAGGGGGTGCAAGGCAAATATTATTTTATATTATATCAAATTTTCTTTTGATGTTGTTAATTTTTTCTTAAGTTATCATCTTTTTTGTCTAATTCCTCGCCCAGCACAAAAATATTCGCGCGCCTTTTTAACAAAACCGCGAAGAAAATCATGCCAATAAATTGGCACCACAAGCGATGAAAATAGTTATTCAACCGCGGAGAACGCAGAGAGCGCGATATGCATCGCGCTAAAGTTAAAAAATATCCCCTCCGTGTCCTCTGTAGTTCCATTATATAAATTCAAGCGCGACAACTGTCGCGCGTGTGAAGTTGCCGGTTTTCAGTATAGAACGCTAAAAAAAAAGCTGCCCTTTCTTGGGCAGCAGCTGAAGAGCAGTGCTACGAGCCGGTGAAGATTTGCCCCGCATAAAGGAAATAAAAACGCAGCAGCACAACGCCCACCAAGGCAATAGACGAGTTAAACAGAACGGTGCGCAGCCGGTATACATGGCCATGCAGGGCGGTTACGGCAATGGCGACAGGCAGGATCAGGCCAATGCCGACCACGCCAATCCAGAACACCTTAGCCCATACGCCAACGGTCAGGGCTTCCTTGGCAATGAGGTAATACTGGCCGCCCTGAAAGTACATGCCGGTAAACAACAAAAACAGCATGAAGAGTTCAAAGGGAATTACCCTGAGGTCAAGCGCCAACAAGTATTTGAGGTTTTGTTCGTCGACCGTGCTGCGAAAGCAGGTCAGACCGACGAGAATATTGGCGGCGATGCCGGCGGATATGCCGGAGACTAAGAAAAGCAGCGGCAAAATGGGCGTGTTGAAGAGCGGTTTGGCTACCAGCGCCGACAAGAGAAAACCGGTATAGGTCGCGACCCCGACGGCCAAGACGCACATAATCCCTTCGAGGGAGCGAGTCTGCTCAAGCCGCTCCACCAGCGGCAGGAGCGGTTTAAACCAGGGCGCCGACCACCCCTGTTCGCTGAGGGGCTTTTTAAAGATGATGGCGCTAAAGAGCAGCGCGAGCGGCGTGTAGATGCTCAGCAAAATAACGCCGATAGACATGACGGAAGTGATTTGGTAGTGCAGCATCAGCAGGTAGAACGACAAGGGCTTGCCCAAATCGACAATGAGCAGGGCCAGACCGATAATAATGGTCGGCGGTGCGATCAGCGCTCCCGCTTTAATCAGCCCGTCCCACGGCGGTGTTTCGTTGCCCTCAATCCACTTGACCAGTAAGGCGGTAATAAGCGCCCCGCCGCTCAGGCCGGCCAGAAACAGATAGATCGCAATCGGCCAGCCCCAGGCTATTTCGGTGTATTGCGTAATATCGCCCCAGATGATATCCATTATACCTCACCTCCGCGCCAGTTCGGGATGGTAGTGACTTTCGGCTTGGTTCCCAAGTGCTGTTTGGGTTTGACGATGTAGTTTTTGCTTAGCACCGCCCGTACCTCGCTCTGCGGGTCATTGAGATCACCAAAGGTGAGCGCCCCAGTCGGACAAGCAGCGACACAGGCCGGTTTTTGCCCTTTGGCCGTGCGGTTGGTATAGCAGAAGGTGCACTTATCGGCCGCCCCGGTCTTAGGATTGATGAACCGGGCCTGATAGGGACAGGCAGTAACGCAATACTTGCAGCCGACACATTTTTTCTCGTCGATCAGATTGACGCCGTCCTTATTCGTATACGACGCGCCGGTCGGACAAACGCTGACGCACGGCGAATTATCGCACATCACACATGACTGACGGTGAAAATCCATGACCAGGTTAGGAAACCGACCCTTCGGCCCTTCGATCCAGACCTGTAGCCTTGCTACGCCGTCGGGAACTTTGTTTTCGGCCCGGCAGGCTATGCTGCAGGACTGGCAGCCTATGCATTTGTTGCTGTCATAGACCATGCCGTAGCGTTTTTGTTCAGCCATCCTCCACCCCTCCTTGTATTATACCTTGCTTATAGTGACGCCGGTCGTTTGTATGGTCGAACCGCACACATCGGCCGTTACAAGCGGCAGGGCCAGGTTGGAATTTATGCCTTTTTTGTACGCCCTGCCGAGTCCCGGCGACAGTCGCCCAAACCCGAAATAGCCAAACACCGTGTCCGGCCGTACACCCTCGGTAACCAGCACTTTTACCTGCTGCTGTCCGGTGCGGGTCTTAAGAATTGCCTTGTCACCGTCCTTAAGCCCCAGCTTGGCGGCAGTAGCCGGGTTTAACCACAGGCGGTTCTCCG from Thermosinus carboxydivorans Nor1 includes:
- the lipA gene encoding lipoyl synthase, yielding MTRTTVPAWLRAMVRDAKRADNPALHALTAGRLAGYRLHTVCDGARCPNKGSCYSHGTATFLILGNTCTRSCAFCAVDHGRPPAVDPEEPRRLAAAVAEMGLTHVVVTSVTRDDLPDGGAGQFAAVINELRKLPGRPRVEVLTPDFRGAPAALATVLAAGPEVFAHNVETVPRLYLAVRPGAEYRRSVNLLAQAARTAKPGTEIKTGIMLGLGEEEAEVMAVLEDVRAAGVTMITLGQYLAPTGRHYPVQRYVPPAEFAKWAEVGRQMGFKSVAAGPLVRSSYHAGEFYREIHV
- the nrfD gene encoding NrfD/PsrC family molybdoenzyme membrane anchor subunit, whose translation is MDIIWGDITQYTEIAWGWPIAIYLFLAGLSGGALITALLVKWIEGNETPPWDGLIKAGALIAPPTIIIGLALLIVDLGKPLSFYLLMLHYQITSVMSIGVILLSIYTPLALLFSAIIFKKPLSEQGWSAPWFKPLLPLVERLEQTRSLEGIMCVLAVGVATYTGFLLSALVAKPLFNTPILPLLFLVSGISAGIAANILVGLTCFRSTVDEQNLKYLLALDLRVIPFELFMLFLLFTGMYFQGGQYYLIAKEALTVGVWAKVFWIGVVGIGLILPVAIAVTALHGHVYRLRTVLFNSSIALVGVVLLRFYFLYAGQIFTGS
- a CDS encoding 4Fe-4S dicluster domain-containing protein; this encodes MAEQKRYGMVYDSNKCIGCQSCSIACRAENKVPDGVARLQVWIEGPKGRFPNLVMDFHRQSCVMCDNSPCVSVCPTGASYTNKDGVNLIDEKKCVGCKYCVTACPYQARFINPKTGAADKCTFCYTNRTAKGQKPACVAACPTGALTFGDLNDPQSEVRAVLSKNYIVKPKQHLGTKPKVTTIPNWRGGEV